The genomic region GTTTTCAGCTGGTGATCGCTCACCTCGGCTGCGGTCACTTCCTTGAGGCTGTCTATCCAGCTGTAGCCGACACCGTCTGAGAACTGCTCCTTCTGGCGCCAGGCCACTTTTTCGGGCAGCAGATCGGCGAAGGCTTCACGGACAATGTGCTTCTCAATCTTGCCGTTGCCGCACATTTTGTCCTGGGGGTTGAGGCGCATGGCCACATCCATGAATTCTTTATCCAAAAACGGCACCCGCGCTTCGACGCCCCAGGCCGCCATGGCCTTGTTGGCGCGCAGGCAGTCGAACAGGTAGAGCTTGTCGAGTTTGCGCAGGGTCTCTTCGTGGAACTCCCGGGCGTTGGGAGCTTTGTGGAAGTAGAGATAGCCGCCGAACAGTTCGTCCGAGCCTTCCCCTGAGAGCACCATTTTGATGCCCATGGCCTTGATTTTACGGGCCATCAGATACATGGGGGTGGAGGCGCGGATGGTGGTTACATCGTAGGTTTCCAGGTGGTAGATAACGTCGCGCACCGCATCCAGGCCTTCTTGCACCGTAAAATGGATTTCATGGTGCACGGTGCCGATATGCTTGGCCACGTCCTGGGCTGCCAGCAAGTCCGGCGAGCCTTTAAGGCCAACGGCAAAGGAGTGCAGCCGGGGCCACCAGGCCTGGCTTTGGTCGTCGTCCTCGATGCGGCGCTCGGCGTGGCGCTGGGCCAGGGCCGAGATAACGGACGAGTCCAGGCCGCCTGAGAGCAGCACGCCGTAGGGGACGTCGGACATCAACTGGCGTTTGACGGCGGCGTCCAGGGCGTCGCGCAGTTCGGTGACGCTGCTCTGGTTACTTTCAACCGCCTCAAAGCTTTGCCAGTCGCGCTGGTAGTAGCGTTTTATCTCGCCGTCTTTGGACGACAGATAATGCCCAGGAGGGAAGGTCTCTACCCGGTTGCACACAGGGGTCAGGGCCTTGAGCTCGGAGGCCACATAGAAGTTGCCGTCTTTGTCCCAGCCGATATAGAGCGGGATGATGCCCATATGGTCGCGGCCGATGAGATAGCTGTTGTCGGTGGCGTCATAGAGCACAAAGGCAAAGATGCCGTTGAGCTCATCCAGGAAGGCTTCGCCCTTTTCCTGATACAGCGCCAGGATCACTTCGCAGTCAGACTCGGTCTGGAACGGGTATTTGTCCTGGTACTGTTTGCGGATGGCCTTGTGGTTGTATATCTCACCATTGACGGCCAACACATGATTCTTCTCGGCATTCAACAGCGGCTGGGCACCATTATTCATGTCGACAATGGCCAGGCGCTCGTGGGCAATGATGGCGTTATTGTCTGCATAGATACCGGACCAGTCGGGGCCACGGTGGCGCATGCGCTTGGACATCTCAAGGGCGGTTTTACGCAGCTCTTGAGGGTCGGTCTTAAGATCCAGAATACCGAAGATAGAACACATGTTAATTCCTGCTAGAAAAGAGTTATCTCATAGGGGGAGTTGTGTACACCGTTGTTGATGACCTCTCGACCTTGCCATTGCCCATCAACCTTGGCAAGCAGGGAAAGTGGCCAAATGGCAATATTGCTGACCAAGAGCTGGGATCAGGTCGACTTTTACAAAGCACAAAGGATGACAAGCGGCTGATATTAGGTTAAAGATGGTCCTCGGCCAGTTCAGGCCTTTTGGTTCGGAGCAAACCGTGATCAATGCACCAGGACTCAAGCTAATGCTTATCGCTTCCAGCCCCTTGTGGTTGGCGTCCTGCAGTGACAAAAACGTCACCGCTACCGTAACCTCCCCCAACCAATTCTATAAAGCCGTGGTGATGGTGCGTACCTGCGGTGAGCAACCGGTCACCGAGGTGATGCTCGAGCCTCAGTCATTCTGGCATTTTGCCAACCATCAGCTGGTATGGGCCGCCAAGGTGCCGCCGTCCGAGATCTCGGTCAGCTGGAAGGGTGATAAGCAGCTCAATGTCAGCTACCCCCAAGCCACCACCGTAACCCAGTCCAAGGCTTTGTCCATGGGGGTTGCCCTGGAATTCAATTCCCTTAACGGCGAAGGCTCAGGCCAGACCGCCGTCGCCACCGGCGCTGCCGGGGTTTAGCGGTTCGCCGCAGCGCCGGCACAGATACCGCTCGCCTCTTAACACCTTGTTATGCCGCCTGATAGTCAGCTGATGCTGGCGACAGCCACAGTGGTAGCTGAAGGTTTGTTCCTGCACGTCAAAATCGTGGGTGCGCTTGGCTGGCAGGCCAAAGAGCCCGGTCATCAGCCCCTGCCATTGGGGGCCGTGGGGTTGGATGCGGGGTCCATGGAGTTGCCAGGCGAGCCAGTGGGCTACTTCATGGGGCACCACTTCGTCGATAAAGGCCTGATGGTTGGCAAGGTACATGGCGCGGTTAAAACGCAGCAGGCCCTTACCCATATGGGCCTGGCCCGCGGCCCGGCCACGCAGATCCAAGGTGACCCGTGGGCGGCTAAAACGGCGGCCAAATTGCGCTTCGGCTTTTTGAAAACAGGCCTCTACGGCCCGGTCCAACACTTCTTTGCTCACCCTTTACCTTTCTTTGCGCTTTAGTTGCATCCTTGTGAGGTCAGATGGGTACAACCACTCCACCTGATAAGGAATTCCCATGCGACACCTGCTGCTCTCCTTTGCCGGCGTCATGGCGCTGACGGCCTGTTGCAGTTGCGACCGCCAGGGGCGCAACGACGGCACCGATGATAATGGCCCCAGCACTTACTTTTCCACTTACATCACCAGTGATGGCTCCAAACGCTTTGTGTTCAGCCAGGAAATGGCGGGCGGTCATGGCCGTCAGGGCGGGCCGGGAGGCGGCATGGGTGGCCCTGGCGGTGGTCGTGGTGGCCCGCAAGGCGGGGTAGGAAGCGGCGGTAAAAGGGGCGGCGATGACAGCGAGCAGAGCGTGGATCTCAGTGACCAGGTGAACCAGAAATTGCTGGATACCGGTTATTGCCGCTCCGGCTATATGGCGCTGGATAACGCCCGGGCCGGGCGCTTTCAACGCCTGACCGGTGAATGCAACGAAACGGCCACCGACGCGGACCGCAAACAGTTCCCCAATGTGGGCAACAGCCGCCTCGACGATCTGGGACGTTAACACTATTTAACAATTGTTGGTGACGGCTCAGGGCAGAATGGTTTTTATTTGCCTTTGGGTTAGTTATGTCTTTGAAAGCATGGGCGACTCCCCTGACTATCGGGGGTTTTGTCATTTCAGCGGTCACCGGTGTGGTGATCTTTTTCCATATCAATATCGGTTTGGTTCGCCCGGCCCACGAGTGGCTGAGCTGGCTGATGATCCTGGGGGTGGTGTTCCACCTGGCGCTGCACTGGAAGGGCTTTAAAGGCTACTTCAGGAAGGGGCTGGCGCTGGGCATCATCCTGTTGTGCCTGATACTGACCGGCGCCTCCATGGTGCCCATGGCCAAGCCGCAGGGCGGTGGCGGCCGCGGCGCCATGTTCCAGGCCGTTGGGCTGCTGACCCAGGCGCCCCTTAGCACCCTGGCGCCGGTGCTGGGCCAATCACTGGATGATGTCACTGCCACCTTGAAAAAGAGTGGTTTTGAGGTCACAAGCCCGGCCCAAAGCCTTGAGGGGCTGGCTCGCCAGCAGGGGAAGCGGGGGACCGATCTCTTGGTGCTGCTGATGCCCAAAGGCAAGGGCCGTTAAGGCCAATAAAAAAGGCGCCCATCGGGCGCCTTTTTTGATGCTTGCAGCTTACTTGAGGCCGGCAGCCTGACGCAGGGCGTCGGCTTTGTCGGTGCGCTCCCAAGGGAACTCGTCGCGGCCAAAGTGGCCGTAGGCGGCGGTCGGCTGGTAGATAGGCTTGTTGAGATCCAGCATCTGGATAAGGCCGTAAGGGCGCAGATCGAAGTGCTCGCGAACCAGGGCGTCGATCTTTTCCTCGGCAATTTTGCCGGTGCCGAAGGTTTCCACGGAGATGGAAGTGGGTTCGGCCACGCCGATGGCGTAGGAAACCTGGATCTCACAGCGGTCAGCCAGGCCGGCAGCCACGATGTTTTTGGCAACGTAGCGGGCAGCGTAGGCAGCGGAGCGGTCAACCTTGGACGGATCCTTACCGGAGAAGGCGCCGCCACCGTGACGGGCCATGCCGCCGTAGGTATCAACGATGATCTTACGGCCGGTCAGGCCGCAGTCGCCCATGGGGCCGCCAATCACGAAGTTACCGGTGGGGTTGATGAAGTATTTGGTCTTGTCGGTCAGCCACTCTTCGGGCAGAACCGGCTTGATGATGTGCTCCATCACCGCTTCGCGCAGGGTGGGCTGGTCGATGTCGGGGCTGTGCTGGGTAGACAGTACCACGGCGTCGATGGCCACCGGCTTGCCGTCTTCGTAGACGAAAGTCACCTGAGACTTGGCGTCGGGGCGCAGCCAGGACAATTCCTTGGACTTACGCACGTGGGCCTGGCGCTTAACCAGACGGTGGGCGTAAGTGATAGGCGCAGGCATCAGCACGTCGGTTTCGTTGGACGCATAGCCGAACATCAGGCCTTGGTCGCCGGCACCCTGCTCGTAAGGGTCTTTGCGGTCAACGCCCATGGCGATGTCGGGGGATTGTTTGCCGATGGCATTCAGTACGGCACAGCTGTCACCGTCAAAGCCCATGTCTGAACTGGTGTAGCCGATCTCGCGAACGGTCTTACGGGCCAGGGCTTCGATATCGACCCAGGCGGAGGTGGTGATCTCACCACCGACGATAACCATACCGGTTTTGACGTAGGTCTCACAGGCAACCCGGGCTTTCGGGTCCTGGGCCAGGATAGCGTCAAGGACGGCGTCGGAGATTTGGTCGGCGATCTTATCAGGATGGCCTTCAGAAACGGACTCGGAAGTAAAAAGACGTCTGGTCATTTCCCACTCAACTCATTGAATGTCGGCAAGAAAAGCGCGGCCTCACGGTCAGTGGCGCCACGCCCCAAAATTAAGGCGGCGATATTACACAGATGGCCGTCTAGACGCCAGTACTTCTGTGCAAAAATTCCCCGGCCTGTGACCCTCACCATTAAAGCCCATCGCGCCGCAACATGAAAGGCGCAACTGATTTGCCCCCGGGGCTACAAATGGGCGAAACTAAGGCCGATTTTTTACCCTGTGTACGGACCCATCCAGGAGACATTGATGCCCTCCCGTCGCCAGCTCGCCAATGCCATCCGCGCCCTCTCTATGGACGCGGTCCAGAAAGCCAAATCCGGTCACCCCGGCGCCCCCATGGGGATGGCTGATATTGCTGAAGTGCTGTGGAACGATTACCTGAGCCACAACCCCCAGAACCCCCAGTGGTTTGACCGTGACCGCTTCGTGCTGTCCAACGGCCATGGCTCCATGCTTATCTATTCCCTGCTGCACCTCTCTGGCTACGATCTGGGTATCGACGACCTCAAGCAGTTCCGCCAACTGCACAGCCGCACCCCGGGCCACCCCGAGTACGGCTACGCCCCCGGTGTAGAAACCACGACCGGCCCCCTGGGCCAGGGCATCACCAATGCCGTGGGCATGGCTATCGCCGAGAAGAGCCTGGCGGCCCAGTTCAACCGCCCCGGCCACGATCTCGTTAACCACTTCACCTACGCCTTCCTGGGCGACGGTTGCTTGATGGAAGGTATCTCCCACGAAGCCTGCTCCCTGGCCGGTACC from Gallaecimonas pentaromativorans harbors:
- the asnB gene encoding asparagine synthase B, which translates into the protein MCSIFGILDLKTDPQELRKTALEMSKRMRHRGPDWSGIYADNNAIIAHERLAIVDMNNGAQPLLNAEKNHVLAVNGEIYNHKAIRKQYQDKYPFQTESDCEVILALYQEKGEAFLDELNGIFAFVLYDATDNSYLIGRDHMGIIPLYIGWDKDGNFYVASELKALTPVCNRVETFPPGHYLSSKDGEIKRYYQRDWQSFEAVESNQSSVTELRDALDAAVKRQLMSDVPYGVLLSGGLDSSVISALAQRHAERRIEDDDQSQAWWPRLHSFAVGLKGSPDLLAAQDVAKHIGTVHHEIHFTVQEGLDAVRDVIYHLETYDVTTIRASTPMYLMARKIKAMGIKMVLSGEGSDELFGGYLYFHKAPNAREFHEETLRKLDKLYLFDCLRANKAMAAWGVEARVPFLDKEFMDVAMRLNPQDKMCGNGKIEKHIVREAFADLLPEKVAWRQKEQFSDGVGYSWIDSLKEVTAAEVSDHQLKTAQYRFPVNTPDTKEAYYYRQIFEEHFGNLDSVVTTVPHGKSVACSTPAALAWDASFQNNADPSGRAAKGVHQSAY
- a CDS encoding SprT family zinc-dependent metalloprotease; this translates as MSKEVLDRAVEACFQKAEAQFGRRFSRPRVTLDLRGRAAGQAHMGKGLLRFNRAMYLANHQAFIDEVVPHEVAHWLAWQLHGPRIQPHGPQWQGLMTGLFGLPAKRTHDFDVQEQTFSYHCGCRQHQLTIRRHNKVLRGERYLCRRCGEPLNPGSAGGDGGLA
- a CDS encoding DUF4405 domain-containing protein — protein: MSLKAWATPLTIGGFVISAVTGVVIFFHINIGLVRPAHEWLSWLMILGVVFHLALHWKGFKGYFRKGLALGIILLCLILTGASMVPMAKPQGGGGRGAMFQAVGLLTQAPLSTLAPVLGQSLDDVTATLKKSGFEVTSPAQSLEGLARQQGKRGTDLLVLLMPKGKGR
- the metK gene encoding methionine adenosyltransferase → MTRRLFTSESVSEGHPDKIADQISDAVLDAILAQDPKARVACETYVKTGMVIVGGEITTSAWVDIEALARKTVREIGYTSSDMGFDGDSCAVLNAIGKQSPDIAMGVDRKDPYEQGAGDQGLMFGYASNETDVLMPAPITYAHRLVKRQAHVRKSKELSWLRPDAKSQVTFVYEDGKPVAIDAVVLSTQHSPDIDQPTLREAVMEHIIKPVLPEEWLTDKTKYFINPTGNFVIGGPMGDCGLTGRKIIVDTYGGMARHGGGAFSGKDPSKVDRSAAYAARYVAKNIVAAGLADRCEIQVSYAIGVAEPTSISVETFGTGKIAEEKIDALVREHFDLRPYGLIQMLDLNKPIYQPTAAYGHFGRDEFPWERTDKADALRQAAGLK